A single window of Enoplosus armatus isolate fEnoArm2 chromosome 22, fEnoArm2.hap1, whole genome shotgun sequence DNA harbors:
- the th2 gene encoding tyrosine hydroxylase 2 yields the protein MKTENVVQAAPFSGRKQSLIEDARRERSGGSAGSPGPSRYGDGFVFEEKDGRVTLNVLFTLSNEKNAGFFKTGKIFETFEAKLLHIESRPGRKSKNSTTELEFFMKCEVHSSDLDVFINSLKRVADDVRSIPEEKVPWFPRQIKDLDRCNMLITKYDPDMDQDHPGYSDPEYRKRRAFISELAFSYKQGDLLPAVEYTAEEVSTWREVYRQLRGIYPSLACRQFLDGLQQLEKECGYGEDRIPQLREVSAFLKERTGFQLRPVAGLLSARDFLNSLAFRVFQCTQYIRHSSAPMHSPEPDCCHELLGHIPMLADREFAQFSQEIGLSSLGASDEDIEKLSTLYWFTVEFGLCKQNGSVKAYGAGLLSSYGELVYALSNEPEYKPFNPEETAVQPYQDQTYQPVYFVSESFEDAKIKLRRYSAAIKRPFTVRYDPFTCSMEVLDQPSKIQHALSQMREDLRTLHSALEKLSSS from the exons ATGAAGACGGAGAACGTGGTCCAGGCGGCGCCGTTCAGCGGGAGGAAGCAGAGTCTGATCGAGGATGCGCGGCGGGAGCGCAGCGGCGGCTCCGCGGGCTCCCCGGGGCCCTCCAGGTACGGAGACGGCTTCGTGTTTGAGGAGAAGGACGGCAGGGTCACTCTGAACGTCCTGTTCACGCTCAGCAATGAGAAAAACGCGGGATTCTTCAAAACTGGGAAAATATTCGAG ACGTTTGAAGCGAAACTCCTGCACATCGAAAGCCGACCGGGGAGGAAGTCCAAGAACAGCACGACGGAGCTGGAGTTCTTCATGAAGTGTGAAGTCCACAGCTCGGACCTGGACGTGTTCATCAACTCGCTGAAGAGGGTGGCCGACGACGTGCGCTCCATACCGGAGGAAAAAG TTCCCTGGTTCCCCCGACAGATAAAAGACCTCGACAGATGCAACATGTTAATAACCAAATATGATCCGGACATGGACCAGGACCATCCA GGATACAGCGACCCAGAGTACAGGAAAAGACGGGCCTTCATCTCTGAGCTGGCCTTCAGTTACAAACA GGGGGACCTGCTGCCCGCCGTGGAGTACACAGCAGAAGAAGTGTCCACATG GAGGGAGGTTTACCGGCAGCTGCGCGGCATTTACCCGAGTCTGGCctgcaggcagttcctggacggtctgcagcagctggagaaagagTGCGGCTACGGAGAGGACCGCATCCCTCAGCTCAGAGAGGTTTCTGCCTTCCTGAAAG AGAGAACTGGTTTCCAGTTGCGTCCAGTCGCCGGCCTGCTGTCGGCCAGAGACTTCCTCAACAGTTTGGCCTTCAGGGTGTTTCAGTGCACACAGTACATCCGTCACTCCTCTGCGCCCATGCACTCCCCCGAGCC AGACTGCTGCCATGAGCTGCTCGGCCATATTCCCATGCTGGCAGACAGAGAATTCGCCCAGTTTTCCCAG GAGATTGGACTTTCCTCGCTTGGAGCTTCAGATGAAGACATTGAGAAACTGTCAACG TTATATTGGTTTACTGTGGAGTTTGGCCTCTGCAAGCAGAACGGCTCAGTGAAAGCTTACGGCGCTGGACTCCTGTCGTCTTACGGAGAGCTTGTT TACGCTCTGTCTAATGAGCCGGAGTACAAGCCGTTTAACCCCGAGGAGACTGCAGTGCAGCCGTACCAGGACCAAACCTACCAGCCTGTTTACTTTGTGTCCGAGAGCTTCGAGGACGCCAAGATTAAGTTGAG GAGATACTCTGCAGCCATCAAGCGTCCCTTTACAGTTCGCTACGACCCCTTTACCTGCAGCATGGAGGTTCTGGATCAGCCCAGCAAGATCCAGCACGCTCTGAGCCAGATGAGAGAAGACCTGAGGACTCTTCACAGCGCCTTGGAGAAGCTCAGCTCATCTTAA
- the nup37 gene encoding nucleoporin Nup37 — translation MQEDSSRTPSYTVACEDYVHVVEFSPFSSGTPVSLLAYGGNQYVVVGTCLFQEEDMEVEGVEFNVLRAFHHELRVDALAWSPESRLDRIPTIRFCTAAADRKLRLLTSDLQDRHEVKVMEGHTSYINHLVFEPTEGKQIASVSDDHTCRVWDLDGNESTTLRLRSPGISVCWHPEEAFKLMVAEKKGTIRFYDLVTQQAILSLDCGQSPLMSADWCLTNTIKVGAVAGNDWLIWDITRSSYPQEKRPAHIDKARLFKWSRANESLFATTGCPGKICSQLLIHHLGHPQPVMIGSATVGSGLSWHRTLPLCVIGGDRKLCFWMTEM, via the exons ATGCAGGAGGACTCGAGCCGCACTCCCAGTTACACGGTGGCATGTGAGGACTATGTTCATGTGGTTGAATTCAGTCCTTTCAGCTCTGGTACCCCTGTCTCTCTTCTGGCCTATGGTGGAAACCAGTATGTGGTAGTGGGCACATGCCTGTTCCAG GAGGAGGATATGGAGGTTGAGGGAGTTGAATTCAATGTTCTTCGAGCTTTCCATCATGAATTGCGTGTCGATGCTCTGGCCTGGAGCCCTGAGTCCCGGCTGGACAGGATACCCACTATCAG atttTGCACcgctgcagctgacagaaagcTACGCCTGCTGACTTCTGATCTGCAGGACAGACATGAAGTCAAG GTGATGGAGGGCCACACCAGCTACATTAACCATTTGGTGTTCGAGCCCACAGAGGGGAAACAAATTGCTTCCGTCAGTGATGACCACACTTGCAG GGTGTGGGACCTGGATGGAAATGAAAGCACTACTCTCAGACTTCGCTCTCCTGGCATCAGTGTGTGCTGGCACCCGGAGGAAGCCTTTAAG TTAATGGTGGCAGAGAAGAAGGGAACAATCCGCTTCTACGACCTGGTGACCCAGCAGGCCATCCTGTCACTGGACTGCGGTCAGTCACCACTCATGTCAGCTGACTGGTGCCTCACGAACACGATCAAAGTCGGCGCTGTGGCGGGCAACGACTGGCTCATCTGGGACATAACTCGCTCCAG TTACCCACAGGAAAAAAGACCAGCCCACATAGACAAAGCACGGTTATTCAA GTGGTCTCGAGCCAATGAAAGCCTCTTCGCCACCACTGGATGTCCAGGAAAGATCTGTAGTCAGTTACTCATCCACCATCTTGGCCACCCACAG CCGGTGATGATCGGATCGGCCACAGTGGGATCGGGCCTCAGCTGGCACCGGACGCTCCCGCTCTGTGTGATCGGCGGCGATAGGAAACTTTGCTTTTGGATGACTGAAATGTAG